The Lycium barbarum isolate Lr01 chromosome 4, ASM1917538v2, whole genome shotgun sequence nucleotide sequence AAACTTCATGACGCATCAAACTACGTCACATATTTTGGAATCGAGGGAGAAATTTATATACAAAGGTGCCGCTAAAAGTAAAGTAGAGTGGAAACTCTTACTATCCTTCCACTTAAAATCATGAGAACCACATATGATCCTATGATGTGTTAATTTTTGTCTCTTTTCTTTTTGTCATTGTCCTTTACAAATGACATCGTTTGAAACAACTTTGATGAAAAGTATAAGGTGCCTAAATATTTGGTCACGTCATTTAATATACAGTGTGCACACACGCCTCTTATGATAAGAAAGTGTGCATGCATCCAGTAGTGTTAGTAGCTCCTATTATTTCAGAATTCATGGAAAAGATTGACACATATAAGAATTTTACAATACTCTCCAATTCGAAAGAACCTTCAGAAAATTAGAAAAATGatcaatgaaaaagaaaaaggcaTTCTGCTTTCTCAGGAAAATGGAATATAGAGAAAATTGGGGACTTATCAGACTTTAGAGCTAATGTGCTATGGTTCTTATTTCTACTCAGGGTAGACGAATAAATATTCAAATCAGAAATGAGACTTACTGTGCCATTCCATTCTGCACGGTATACCTCGCCATATGACCCTGCAAAATCAAATCAGTGTTATTATGTTGAGCATCCAATCTTTAATGATATTCTGCTTTTTATGTTCACTTAAGCCAGAAAGAAATGACTAATTTACATGTTAAATTGTATTCATAAGAAACAAATAATATGCTTCCAAAAAGTAAGAAAAAAGGACCCCAGGGGAAAGGTGTAGCAAAGTGCAGAGAGTCCCTACTCAAACAATACTATGGGTGCCACTCACACAAAATTTTGCCCCTGTGAATTAATGAAGTCTTGTGGTAGTTAGTGTCCAGTGAAGACAAAGTATACCTCCTCTAGAATTGgagtatttataatatttttcaaaatagcgGGTACCATGATAACATTTGGTAATTTGATATTGAAATGGCATTGACATTTTTTAATAAGATAATGGTATGTTAATAAAGCCAGCACCGGGGAGGTACTGCAAAGTACCTAAAGGGATATTGCATCTTCAACAAAATAGCATGCAGCTCATAGTTTTTATGAAAATTCAACAAGCTGTCAGACCTCTCCAACAATCTGTTCATTACACCAAAAAAATAACGATTCTGTTTCCGGAAAATGGTCAAACAACTGCATTTGGGATGGCAGGAGTACGGTATTGTTCATGTGAAGAAAGGTAACACATTCAGCCCTTTCCAATAAGATGGAGGAGCTCCAACAGTTGGCACAGTAATTAATAGTACatccataaaataaaataaaataaagggtcATATCATCTGCCAATCCACTTAACCCAATGTACACGCTACAGTTTGCCAAATGAATAATAGCAGTTAAACTAACACAAATGACCTAGTTTTGACAAGGAAAGATTCAGAGAAAATCATCAGAAAAATTATAAGTAAGACCTTATTCATATGAATTCACGCATGACCTATTAACAGGAATATTCTCAACTTGGAGAATCTAAAATGAATAAGCCTGAAAACACAAAAATTAGGAATAACAAATGattgatttattttttttttggggtgggggggggggggggggggggggggcttatGACCAAATGTAACAACATAAACAGAAGTGGCCTTTTTACAGAGCATAAAAGTATGATTGTGCTCTATATAACCGTGCACATATTTATATGTGAACACCTTTATTTTTATTGAAAGTCAATGAAGAATAATTGTATACCTTGCATCATTTGGTAATAACTGCATATGAACTGTGAACTACATAGGTTATGAATAACATACAGGACGATTCAGTCTGCCATTTCTTCAATCATTTTAAAACAATATAGCAACACAAATACCATATGTTCACTACAGAAAGGCAACAAGTGAAAGCTTAAATTTGATTTCAGATAAAGCAACACAAACTTTTCTCCGAGGTTGCATCACTATCCATGTCTAATCGCAAAAAATGAACTTAAGGCACCAAATCTTACCAATACCAATACGTTCACCAACATGGAGATCTTCCCATGGAATTTCCCACTCTGCCACTCCACGTAGCATCGGAAGCTGTTCTTTCTGCACCGCGTAAGACTTGGACTGTATGCAAGTAATCATTTCCCTTGCTTTTGTAGCTGATTCTTTGTCTTTGTAAGTACAATTGTTATCTGAAATATTTCCAAACTTCTTCCTATAGAATTTATCACCTTCATCAAGCAAAACAACTTTCAGATTGTTCTGTTTTAACATTCAAGAAAATGGATAAATTAGAAACCCACAAATGTTCCATGACCCGTTTGGATTGTTTCATCCGTTCTACATCTAACATGAGTAGAATTCTCACCTGAAGTATCATTTAATGTATTGTCTCCCGGTGCAGCAACAGTATACTCCTGTTTGTGCTGCAAAATGTCGCTTTTATAGGAGATACTGTAAGGGAACTGCATCCCGGTGAAGGCTATAAGAGACTGCTCATTATTTTCTGAACTTTGTCTAGTATCAACAACCCTGTTCTCTGGTAATTGATTTTTTCCAGCAACAACCCCTAAAACCAGATCTGATTGCAAATATATTTGACTCTCCGGAAAAACACCTTCAAGTTTAACTTCTGAGTTGTCCGCAAGACTGTTCACATTCTCGTAAGCTTCTCTAGCTTGTGTTATTTGTGCAATGGATACGTTATCATGGGAAACTGCTGAAGCATCACATAATCCAGCCGATAATGGAAGGAGATTTGCACAGTCATGCTCAAACTGCGTGCTTCCAGTTCTAACTGAACTATTTCCACAATCCCCCTTTGCTTCAATGCGGTAGAAAGCTGGTTCTTCCCTTGAAATCCATGTATTGGCAGTTCTATGGGCAGCAGTAACTGAACCTGATCCTGTCCCAGTTTGTGTGTCAAATACAGGAAATGAAATGATAGTACCACCAGAAGGAAGTGGTTTAACACTGTCTACTGCATAACTTTGTAATTGACCACTTGGTGCCTCGGTAGGAATCAGGGCACCTGGTGCACCCATTAAATCAATAATATATTCACTGCACATTAAAATAATAATGAGTTAGGTCACTAGTCGAAAATTTCCTAAAATTTTCATGGTTGTAATTCTACAGAAAGAAGGTTAAAGGACTAAAATTGAAGATAAAGGCAAAAGAACTTATAAACATCAAATATCCTACATGAAACATCAAGATTCAGACACAAACTTTTGACTACTTGGCAAGAGAAAACAGAGAGTACAGAGGGAAATAAACAGTACTTTTGTTATCAAGTATAAACAGTACTATATTTTACAAAGACGAATAACCATGCCTTAACTTCAATTTACTTTATAACCGaagcacaacaacaacaacaacaacatacccagtgaaatcccataaaGTGGGGTCTGGGGTGGGTAGAGTGATAACCGAagcacaaaaaaagaaaaaaatataatggTTATTctcacaaaataataaaaatCTGTAAGTAGTAAATATAGCGGCATTCTCTGTGCAGAAAGCTCAACAAATTTGTATTAAAATCAAAAGCATATCTGCTAAGATGCTCAAGCAGCTCTATAACTAGAATGAGAACGGACAAAGGAGTGCTGGCATTTACCCATCCAAAACCCTCAAATCTCACCCCAGCTGTGCATGATTTTTGACAAATCGGGTGGAAAAAtttaaaagagagagagagagagaagcacCATCAAAAACTAGACAGCCACTATCAAAGATTTTATTAGAATTTAGAGATACTAATTTTGAGAAAGCAGAACGAGATTCacctatctttttatttttttaaattttttttttgcaattgaaattacaacaacaacccagtgtgatcccacaaatAGGGTCTGGGGAAGGTAGAATGTACACAGACctaccttacccctacctcgagaaggtagagaggctgtttctgataGACTTGCAATTGAAATTCACCTCTTGAAAAGATTTAATACACAAACCGATATTTTCAGCAAACACTATAAACATCCAGGAAAACGTGCCACCAAAAGATTCTTTACCTTCCATTGTCAAATTTGATCAAATTAACTGCTCCCTCATCAGTGCCAGTATAGTAACTTCCCTTAACTAGCTTGCATGGCAGGTTGATTCTATCAGCAAGTACCTATACAGAAATGGTCCACATATGGTTAGAAACATGAGTCTGGGAAAGACTCTTAGCAGAAATCAGAGAAAATGTTGTAGTTTTAGAAAAGAAATCAACTCAACAATAAACAAGTGCAGAAGAAAAAGTCAATCATTCACTCTTCGAAGTCAGAGATTTTCCATATTTTCCAGTTGATCAGAAAAGGAGTAAATATATTGAAAATGATAGAATTAGCACTTCCATTTCATTTTGATTAAGATGCCAGATGCCCTTACACTAAAGCATGAATTTCACCACTGAACCTAGAAAGACAGCAAAAATCTATCTTGAAGTAAATAGTGGGTGTTACTTGTTGGATACAGATGATAAAAATGCCGTAGTTAACCCAGAAATACATCACTACTGAATACTTAAATGATAATGAGTACCAATCATTTGATACTAGAACCCAAGAAAAGAATAGTATGTTTTATCCTAAAGCAAGTTAATTATCCATATCAATATAGTAAAGAAATGTAAGGAGAGATTGAGGCTCTTGTCACCTTAAAGAGTAAGGCCCTATGTCGTGAATGTCCAATATCAAGACAGCCAAGGGGAAGAATAATAGAGTTTAATGAAATTCTTAGCTCAGAACTCCTTGCAGTCCACCTCTTCGACACTTCTTCTGCATCATTAACAGGACCTCCCATCCTATTAACAACAAGGTCAGCGATTTTCTCAACTAAAAAGCTTGTAACCGGGACCTTCTTTAATGCTCGGCATTCCCGGGACATGAAGTACACTCTCTCCTCAAGCTGCCTCAGTTCCATATCAGCTGCACGGTTTACTAAGATAACTTCATAATCAACATTATCCAAAACCGAAACTGCTTTTAGATCCCCTAATAACGGCATCTTCCCCTGAACCGCCACACTGGAATTAATTCCAtaaacatcatagaatccatccATCACTTTCTCATCGTAATTTACGACATTATAGTTCTGCATTAACACCAGGTAGAAGGTTTAGAACCAATTCAAACTTCAGATGAAAAAACTTAAGCAAAGAATACAGGAAACAAAGCACTAAATAGAGACGAGCCTAAATCTGCAGAA carries:
- the LOC132635897 gene encoding serine/threonine-protein kinase EDR1, yielding MSKMKHLLRKLHIGSGVADHPPHHPHPPPHNTSPPPPPPVLDPTRFEQQSGSTSSLSPQTTPSNSSALLPRGNDSGPGSGSGPGSADFNYFEEEFQVQLALAISVSDPDSREDPETAQIKAAQEISLGCSPLENPVEFLSLRYWNYNVVNYDEKVMDGFYDVYGINSSVAVQGKMPLLGDLKAVSVLDNVDYEVILVNRAADMELRQLEERVYFMSRECRALKKVPVTSFLVEKIADLVVNRMGGPVNDAEEVSKRWTARSSELRISLNSIILPLGCLDIGHSRHRALLFKVLADRINLPCKLVKGSYYTGTDEGAVNLIKFDNGSEYIIDLMGAPGALIPTEAPSGQLQSYAVDSVKPLPSGGTIISFPVFDTQTGTGSGSVTAAHRTANTWISREEPAFYRIEAKGDCGNSSVRTGSTQFEHDCANLLPLSAGLCDASAVSHDNVSIAQITQAREAYENVNSLADNSEVKLEGVFPESQIYLQSDLVLGVVAGKNQLPENRVVDTRQSSENNEQSLIAFTGMQFPYSISYKSDILQHKQEYTVAAPGDNTLNDTSGDKFYRKKFGNISDNNCTYKDKESATKAREMITCIQSKSYAVQKEQLPMLRGVAEWEIPWEDLHVGERIGIGSYGEVYRAEWNGTEVAVKKFMNQDITSDALAQFKCEIEIMLRLRHPNVVLFMGAVTRPPNLSILTEFLPRGSLYRLLHRANIQIDEKKRMRMALDVAKGMNYLHTSNPMIVHRDLKTPNLLVDKNWVVKVCDFGMSRLKHHTFLSSKSTAGTAEWMAPEVLRNEPSNEKSDVYSFGVILWELTTLKVPWSGMNSMQVVGAVGFQGRRLDIPRSVDLVVAEIISDCWTQNPQVRPSFAQIITRLKRLQHLNVQGFETCTDQQ